The following proteins come from a genomic window of bacterium:
- the phoU gene encoding phosphate signaling complex protein PhoU, which translates to MSVHLRREIERLKVQVLALSATVEEAVWLAVRAVQEHDPALARAVLAGDRAIDEREVRVEEECLKILALHQPVASDLRFLVTVLKINNDLERIGDLAVNIAERAIHLAPHEEATTTFDFVGMATRAQEMLHTALDALVNVDPARARDVCAMDDEVDAINRGMYGQVQAGIREHPLQVDFYLQQLSISRQLERIADHATNIAEDVIYMSEGKVVRHHVEEFSAPERGATPEPPTAG; encoded by the coding sequence ATGTCGGTCCATCTGCGGCGCGAGATCGAGCGCCTCAAGGTGCAGGTGCTGGCCCTCAGCGCCACCGTCGAGGAGGCCGTGTGGCTGGCCGTGCGCGCCGTGCAGGAGCACGACCCGGCCCTGGCCCGCGCCGTGCTGGCGGGCGACCGCGCCATCGACGAGCGCGAGGTGCGGGTCGAGGAGGAGTGCCTGAAGATCCTGGCGCTGCACCAGCCCGTGGCGAGCGACCTGCGCTTCCTGGTGACGGTCCTGAAGATCAACAACGACCTCGAGCGCATCGGCGACCTGGCCGTGAACATCGCGGAGCGCGCCATCCACCTGGCCCCGCACGAGGAGGCGACGACGACCTTCGACTTCGTGGGCATGGCGACGCGGGCCCAGGAGATGCTGCACACCGCGCTCGACGCCCTGGTCAACGTCGACCCGGCCCGCGCGCGGGACGTCTGCGCCATGGACGACGAGGTCGACGCCATCAACCGCGGGATGTACGGGCAGGTGCAGGCGGGGATCCGCGAGCACCCCCTGCAGGTGGACTTCTACCTCCAGCAGCTCTCCATCTCGCGCCAGCTCGAGCGCATCGCCGACCATGCCACCAACATCGCCGAGGACGTCATCTACATGTCCGAGGGGAAGGTCGTGCGGCACCACGTCGAGGAGTTCAGCGCCCCGGAGCGGGGCGCGACGCCGGAGCCGCCGACCGCCGGCTGA